One Heterodontus francisci isolate sHetFra1 chromosome 37, sHetFra1.hap1, whole genome shotgun sequence genomic window carries:
- the LOC137352093 gene encoding vesicle-associated membrane protein 3-like — protein sequence MSVPGPSNNPPVGPTPYGSNRKLQQTQAQVDEVVDIMRVNVDRVLERDQKLTELDDRADALQAGASQFETSAAKLKRKYWWKNCKMWAILIAVILIIIIVIIIWQTT from the exons GTCTGTCCCAGGCCCCTCGAATAATCCACCGGTTGGGCCGACACCCTATGGCAGCAACAGGAAACTGCAACAGACCCAAGCACAAGTGGATGAG GTTGTGGATATCATGAGAGTGAATGTAGACAGAGTCCTTGAACGAGACCAAAAACTTACGGAGTTGGATGACCGAGCTGATGCACTTCAAGCCGGAGCATCTCAATTCGAGACCAGCGCCGCAAAACTAAAGCGCAAATATTGGTGGAAGAACTGCAAG ATGTGGGCAATATTAATAGCTGTCATCCTGATCATCATAATTGTAATAATTA TTTGGCAGACCACATAA